Sequence from the Anas acuta chromosome 24, bAnaAcu1.1, whole genome shotgun sequence genome:
cctgctctcgGCGGTGTCCGAGCAAAGTCTAGGCTGGCTCCCGTGCCGGGGGCgatgctgcagggagctgctcacCCAGCAGAAGGACCAAGagctggctccagcagccaACACCGTGCCCGCCCCGCAGCTCCCGGGCGGCTCCCGGCCCCTTGGTGCTGATGTCACGGCGCGGGGGCCCGTAGCCGCcttccagcaggcaggaggaacCAGCTGCGGGGCTGCCGCCGCTTCCTGGATCCTCTCCTTTCGCCTCTTCACAGCCTGGGTGgcggggagcagagcccagcaccttGGCCACCCGAGCAGGAGATGCCCCGGCAGGTGGGTGCGCGGCCCCGACGCCCCCCCAGGAGCAATGCGTTGGGCTGAGAGCCAGGATGGGAGAGCCCAGCCCTTGGGAAGGCTGGCTAAAAACGGGAGGGTTGTGCGTGCCGGGGATCAGCGAGGAACGAGGTTGGGGTGCTGGAAGGTGGGTGGGAGAGCGGGGGTCCGGCTGGGTGATGtttcccccccccggggggggcaaTGTGCCGCCCACACCCCATGCGTGGGGAGCAGCGCAGAGCCCGACAGCGCATCGGGGAAAAATGCAGGGATTTGGCTGCTGGTGGGTGAGCGGCTCCAGCTGCTTcccggcagggcagggcctgGTGCCGCTGTgcagatggggctgtggggggctgcagtgggCATTGTccccccccggggagggggtgctggggggctgggggggcgcaGGAGCTGGTGTGCATAGAGCCGTGCTCCCCGCCCGGGTGGAAACGTgcagaaatcaaaagcaaagCCCAAGCGTCTGGTTCAGGCCCTTCCTGTGGATGCTGAGGGAGCAGCAAAGGGCACAAAGCCCTGGCGTGGGCTTTGCCTTGGGCAGCGTTTGTTAGCCGGGACCCTCGCTGTGGACCCTTATCCCCCCCCCACCAGGCTCCTGAGCAGCCGGACCCCCAGAGCAGGCAGGGGGTCTCTTGGGGTGCTCCTGAAATGCTTGGGGCACCCACCCAAGGATTTATGGCCACGGTTTCCCTTTATAATTCTCCCCAGGACTGCTTCCCCCCCAGTTTGTCAGGTTTCTGGGGAGGGGCTGCCCTtcagagggaggcagcagagccgGGGAAGTTTCCCAGGGCAGCTTCCCATGGAAATGAGCTCGTGCCGTGCCGCAGCGTGTCCGGGCGTGCTGCAGCTCCCGGGGAGCCGGTCCCTGGCTGGCGATGTGGGCCAGGCTGGCACCGGGGGGCAGATCTGTGCCCAGCACCGCCGGGGCCATGAGCACAGCCCCCTGATGTGGTTTGGGTCgcacagggaggtgctgagggGTGCAGGGACCAGGGGCTGCTCCCAAACCTCGCTGGGGCTCGCCGGGCTCCCAGCCTCACAGCCCCTCGGGGCTGCTCCACGGTGACCCCTCTCGTCCCGCAGGGCCTGTCCATGGATGCCAGCAAGAAGGTGGATCTGAAGATAATTATCATAGGAGCTCTGGGGTAAGGAGCTggcccctggggctgctgagtCCCTCTGTGCTTTTAAATGATGTAAAATCCTCCTGAACTCCACGTgcccggccccgcgctgccCAGTGGCCAGCGGGACCTGCAGGATCCTAGCCCTAACCCTCAGCccttgggctgcagggagctgaaaGCCTCAGGAAGGgacagagagaagcagagggGGCTCAACATATGTCGACCCCCCCTACTCACCCTGCATCTGGCAGTGCCCAGAGTCCCATCCCTTTGTGGCAGGTGCTGGGAGGAAGCCCCCTGCATGCCCCAGCCCGGGATCCCCTGGGTGCACAGCCCCCATGCTGGTAGCCAACAACTCCTCGAGCCTGGCTTCAGCGTGCAAAACCTTCACCCGTGTCCCTTCCATCCCCCCAGCGTGGGCAAAACCTCCCTGCTGCACCAGTACGTGCACAAGACCTTCTATGAGGACTACCGCACCACGCTGGGCGCCAGCATCCTGACCAAGGTGATCGCGGTGGACAACACCCCCCTGAAAATGCAGGTGAGGTGCCCTGCCGCCCTGATAGCCCTGCCTGTACCTCCTGGGGTCCCCCGATGCCCTCTGGTGTACCCATGCCCTTCTCTGCCTCAGATTTGGGACACGGGGGGACAGGAGCGATTCCGGTCCATGGTGTCGACCTTCTACAAGGGCTCTGATGGCTGCATCCTGGCCTTCGACGTGACGGACAGGGAGTCCTTTGAGTCCCTGGACAACTGGAGAGCTGACTTCCTGGAGAAGGTGATCCCGAGGGACCACGACTTCCCCATGGTCGTGCTGGGGAATAAAATAGACCTCTGCGATAGGCAGGTAAGGTGGGGAGGAGAGCACAGCGCGAGGAGGGGGACACCGCAGTGCCCCCATCACGGCTCTGACGTGGCTCCATCCTTCCCAGGTATCCAAGGAGCTTGCCTCAGCCTGGTGCAAGGAAAAAGACATCCCTTATTTCGAGGTCAGCGCCAAGAACAACATCAACGTCGCACAAGCTTTCGAGACCCTCGCCAAGCAAGCCTTAACCACGGTGAGCGTCGCCCCACTCCGCTGGGGGTGCGCGTCCTGCGGGGATGTGGGTGGCAGCGGGGCCCAGGCGGCCAAACAGCTCCAACCGACCCTCCCAGCCCGTCCTCTAATGCAGAGATCTATTTATAAGGTGTAGGATAGCCCCAGGATCACAAATGCATTGGGGGCAATTTTCTAAAATAGACATAAAGCCGCTCGGAAAGGAGACAAGGGTTGCAGGTTGTCAGGACAGAGCGGGGCGTGCGGTGCCGCACAGAATGCCAGCACTGTCCTCTAGCGGCCGTCCCACGGGGACCTTCGTGTCCCCACGCCAAACGGGGCGGGTGGCCTTGCTGCTGGCTGATTGGGGTggccctgccctggctctgAGCCTTCAGCACCAAGCGGAGCGAACCTGCGCTGCCCGCTCCTTCGGTCCCGTTACCCCACCTGTGCTCGGGGTGACCCCAAGCCAGCTCCACTCAtcccttctctcctctttgtttttttttctttcccagtatAAAGGGATTTTTGAGAGTTATTTAACTGACTCCATCAAACTCACTCCTGATGACAAGCCCAAGGCGAGAtgctgctgagccctgcagcgGAACCGTGCTCGGAGCTCTCCTGCGCCCGCACACGTGGCTGAGCCCCCCGCACGCTGTGGGGAGCAGTGCCCGTGGATGGAGCCTGCCTGGGGGGGGTCCGTGCCCCCTGAGCACACCAGCCATCCGCGGGGCTCTGCAGGACAGGGCACGGGACACTACCAGTGCGCCCCAggtcctgctgccagccacGTCTCCGGAGCTGCTGTCCCAGGTCTGCGGCCGCTGAGTCGAGGTGGCCCCTGGAGACCTCTGTCCCCTGCCACCCGCGGCCGCCTGGCACCCGAGCAGGAGGTCCCCTTGCGGTGACGGTGCTGGGAGCTCGGGGGTGCTCCTGGGACGTTACTGAGAGCATCACCTCTGCCATGGGGGCACCACAGCTCTCCCCGTGTGCACCCCCCGCATCCTGCTCACGGTGTGCATGGGGTGAGgagtggggctggtggccaCGGCACAGGTCTGAGACCATCGGGTCCCCTCCCGGGGTCAGCCAGCGTGGCCGTTACCTTTCAGTGCCTCATTTCCCCTGGCTCACATGCACATAGCCTCTTAAataccttcctcctcctgcctcaccAGTGAGGATCTTCTGTAAAGCATTTTGTAAGGCTTTTTGTATTTCCttatttataaaaaagaaaataataataaatacttttgTATTTCTATACATGCGTTGCAAACTGGTCCTGTGATCTGGCAGCACGAGGATGGGCTCTGGGTGCTCTGCCCCACTCCCGTGCTGCCCCAGGGGTCGTCTCCTCCTTGCAGGGCCGGCGAGCTCTGAGGCTGCAAAGCgctgcaccaggagctgggagaaggaCAATTTGGggggctggatttttttttttcccagtgcaaATTTTGGGTGGAAGGTGGGAaggtgcctggggctgcccgtGCTGGGGCGGCTGTCAGCAGAGGGAGCCCGCAGGGAGCTGCACCCAGCACCCTCTTTGTGCTGCACCTTCGAGCAGCGGCACCAGGGcatggctggggcaggggctggccagGTGGCCACAGCCACCCCCT
This genomic interval carries:
- the RAB7B gene encoding ras-related protein Rab-7b, producing MPRQGLSMDASKKVDLKIIIIGALGVGKTSLLHQYVHKTFYEDYRTTLGASILTKVIAVDNTPLKMQIWDTGGQERFRSMVSTFYKGSDGCILAFDVTDRESFESLDNWRADFLEKVIPRDHDFPMVVLGNKIDLCDRQVSKELASAWCKEKDIPYFEVSAKNNINVAQAFETLAKQALTTYKGIFESYLTDSIKLTPDDKPKARCC